GCGGCGCGGCGTCGCGCAGGCACATGTGCGGCGTCCCGACGGCCGCTTCGACCGCGGCGTCTTCCCCGCGACGATGCTGGGCGAGGGCGGCCTGATCTCCACGCTGGACGACATGCAGCGCTGGCTGTCCCACCTGCTCAAGCCGACGCTGTGGTACGCCGGACTCACGGCGGCGCTGACCGCGCCGACCCGCCTGAACAACGGATTCATCACGCCGTACGGCCTGGGGCTGATCGACGAGACCTGGCGCGGACTGCGCGTGGTCCACCACGCGGGCGGCGTCGTCGGCGGCAGCGCGCAGATGATCGCGGTGCCGACGCGCGGACTGCAGGTCGTCGTGATGAGCAACCGCAGCGACGTCGCCGCGCCGGAGGTGGCGTTCCGCCTGATCGAGGCGGCGCTGGGCGACACCTTGGCGCCTGCCGCCGCAACCGTGTCCGTCACCGGCCGCGAGGCGATGCTCGGGCACTTCCATGACCCGGTGAGCGGCCAGGCGGTGGAACTGGCCAGGCATGACGGCCAGATGATCGTGAAGCTGAACGGATCGCCGCTGCCGCTGGTGCACGGCGCAGGCGGCGACCTCGTCGTGGAGCCGCTGAGCCTGGTCGGCCTGAGCCTGGCGCCGGGCGGCATCGACGCCGACGGACGGTTGACGGACCTCGCGCTGCGGGAGCAGGGCCGGTCGCACGACTGCGTGCGCGTCGACCCGGCCGCGCTGGATCGCGAGCGGCTGCTGGCGAGCTTCGCGGGCCGCTGGCACAGCGACGAACTGGGCGCGGACATCGTCATCGGCGCCGCGCCGCAGGACGATCCGGCGCAGGCCTTCGCCCACATGGGGTTGCGAGGGGTGTACGGCCGTGCGCGTTTCCGTCTGCTGCCGCTGGTCGACGACACGGCGATCGTGCAGAACATCGATGGCGACGCGCCCTTGCACGGCGTGCTGCGGCGCAGGGGACGCGAGCTGTTCCTGACGACGATGCGGACCCGGCATCTCCGGCTGATCGCCGCGCCCCGCGGCGCATCCTCCGACACGTCGATGGAGTCCCGCGTCGACGCGCCTTCCGACGCGCCTTCCGACGCCCGGACGGATGCCCGGACGGATGCCGGCGCATGAACATCCTCGTCGCCGGCTTCCAGCACGAGACCAATACCTTCGCGACCAGCCCGGCGACGTATGAGCGCTTCCTGCTCGGGGAAGACTTCCCGGCCCTGCGTCGTGGCCGCGAGGTGCTGGATCTGGTCGGTGTGAACCTGCCGATCAGCGGTTTCATCGAGTGTGTGCGCGAACGCGGCCACTCGGTCAAGCCGGTGATCTGGGCCGGCGCGGGCGCCTCGGCGCACGTCACCACCGAGGCCTTCGAGCGCATCGCGGGCGAGATCGTCGACGCGGCGCGTGCGGGCGACGTCGA
This genomic stretch from Mitsuaria sp. 7 harbors:
- a CDS encoding serine hydrolase encodes the protein MSPVPMKSSDPVAQRLAAVLADWNRSDAPGLLVSVVHHGAPLLRTGVGLASLESMQANHPGTRMRIGSTTKHFTSALALLMAREGLLQLDDPIGRWLPELPADQGRRTLRQLMSHTGGMRDALDLSLISNGGTAMPAEGSLDYQCRQRESNFEPGARFSYNNGGYRLLSIAIERILGRPFGQALRDWVLGPLGLHDTELWESDLQLRRGVAQAHVRRPDGRFDRGVFPATMLGEGGLISTLDDMQRWLSHLLKPTLWYAGLTAALTAPTRLNNGFITPYGLGLIDETWRGLRVVHHAGGVVGGSAQMIAVPTRGLQVVVMSNRSDVAAPEVAFRLIEAALGDTLAPAAATVSVTGREAMLGHFHDPVSGQAVELARHDGQMIVKLNGSPLPLVHGAGGDLVVEPLSLVGLSLAPGGIDADGRLTDLALREQGRSHDCVRVDPAALDRERLLASFAGRWHSDELGADIVIGAAPQDDPAQAFAHMGLRGVYGRARFRLLPLVDDTAIVQNIDGDAPLHGVLRRRGRELFLTTMRTRHLRLIAAPRGASSDTSMESRVDAPSDAPSDARTDARTDAGA